Below is a genomic region from Microbulbifer sp. ALW1.
GGTGCACGATGCATGTATAGTTGCCTAGGTTTTTGATTTATTTAGCGTCAACGACGCCATATCATGCGCTACCTGGTCTTATTCAGTTTTTGAAAGGATGTATTATTGCTAGTTTTAAGGCCCGCTATTTTAGCGGGCTTTTTTTGTCTTCACTTTTTATTGTCAAGTCGATTTACGGTTTATAGTTTTCAGGGCGAGATAATCACTGGTTGGCTAAATTAAAATTCAATGATTCACAGCTAGATTAGTTCGTATTCTCCTTTAGTGCTGGTGTAACTTCGAAGTCTATATAGGCTGCAGCATGATATGGTCGAGAATTTCTGTACGGTATACAAGCTATACTCTATTGTTGGTGAGTTTATACTGGGATCGCTGAGTTAAATTTGCTGGCTCAGGTGCTTTTTTTAGCTTATATGGTTGCTTGCAGTTACTGAGTCAGGGGCTCGGTTATTTATAGCGAGTCAGGGTAAATCGTAAATTATGTATTTTACCTAGAAAATTTCTTACTTTGATGTACTTTTATGCTGAGACTGATTTTACTTGGTTGAAGTATAATTTTTTAGCTCCGAATTAAAATAACGTGCTATTAATGTTTCAAGGTTGATTTTTTGAGGTTTGGTATTCCGTTAAATGGGAATGCAGTGTAATAGCGTGTAATTGATTTTGATTGTTTCACACTCGAATTGATTTTGATTTAAGAGTAATATCTTAGGTGCGGCTTTGTTTTGAATCGATACACTGCCCATTTATTGATAATGAAATAGGAAGTTTCAGTGAAATATAAGACGTTATGTGGTTTATGGTGGTTAATCTTAGGTGTAACTTATCCATTCGCGCAAAGTCAGGCTGCGTATCTATTGCCTGAGAAGCAGGTTTGCACCATTCCAGATGGAACCAACCGATGTGGTATAGATATTCGTTTCGGCAATGAGTCGGGTAACACTCAGCAGTGTCTATTTATCAAGGCATCCCAGAAGTTGGTTGCATGTTCTACTGGGCAAAAGCGTGTTACCTACGATTTTGTCTATAAAACACCGGTGACACTTGAGTTGCGTTCGGGTAGCTCTTCGTATGGTGCTTCTGTTCTTCAGGAAAGTATTACCTTGCTTGGTTTGGAAAGTCGTGCTCTTCCCGGTAATGCAGTTTTGGAAAGTGTCAAGCTCGATTATCTAAAAAAATCTGACAAGGCATTTGTGACATCTACCTGGGATGGGCGGGTCAACTTTGCCGCGCAGGTTATCGGAGGAGGTAAATATGCATGGGTAGCATATGCATTGCGCGCGGATAATATAAAAGCGGGCGCCGATGGATCTGTTAACTTTGGCGATTCGGAGCTCTTCGATAATGGATATGTTTTAGATTCGGAGAATTGCGGTGATAAAATTAATAAAGGTTACAAGCAGTTTATTTCTGGCTGGCCGGAGTCCTCATCGAACGATGAATGTGTCAATCCCCAAAAACTGGATACTGCGGATGGAAAAATCCACCTTGCAGTATTCCCGCATCCTTCTATCAAGAATAACCCATTTAGATCCGATTTTAACGGGAACTCGACTACAGACCCGAGCAGTAAGTATCAAACTTACCGACTGTATGGAATATTAGCGTCTACCCGCATCGGCGCAGATACCAGTGATAAGGTCTTAGCAAATAAGCGAGACACTGGAGATCTCCATCATATTCTTGGTAAATTTCAGGCGATAGTGGTAGTTGAAAACTCTGGTACCGCTACAGCTCAAGTTGTAAATACTAGAATCCTTGCGCCGGCAAAGGCACTGCGTACTAGTTCCGGTGGTTTTCTTTATGGATATGAGCCCAGTGTTACCTTGGACGGTGGGTTAATTCTATTTAGTGGGAATGATCGTCCCGGCGAAGTTGGCGGTAACGGCGGGCAGGTGATGTATACCTATAATAATAATGCCTTTAACTACACTGGATGGGCGCCACAAAAAAATCTGTCAGCCATGTACAAATCGGTAGGCGCAGGGCGCAGTGGCGGTCCGATTTCCGTGGGGGGGGTACCTTTCGATCAAATGTACCCTATAGCGAAAGCACCAATCAAAGACTATCGGGGTAGTGTATTGGATGAAAGCGTTCCAATACCTGCCGCTTACCCATGGGTTAGTTTTGATGGAGCCGATGCAATATTTAGCTCTATTCCGGGTTACTATGCTGCCGCGCGTCACGGCACCCATATAGTAGGTGAGCGCACTCACCATATTCTGACGCACATCGATGGTGATATGAATCTCACGCGAGGGAATCCGACGGATCGTTTTTATTTTAAGGACGTCAACCCTGCCGCATATTCCGAGCTTAAGGATCATTATGAAAATAAGCTACTATTGCCAAATTTTGGAAATGCGTCGCCTGGACTTAATGGTAGTGAGCAGGTTCTTTTTTCGCCGGTAGGATTATTCAATTCGAGTTGGCAACCTCTGTCGGACACATTGAATAAAGTGCTTCCGATTCACCCCGCACTAGATCAGTATGCGTTCTATACCGGTAGTGGGAAGCGGTATGTAGAAATTCCTTTGCTTGAAGATTTTGAGGACCTTCTGCTTTATTACCCGTTAAATGAGCCGGTGCTCTACGATGCATCCATCATTCGCAGTGGTGCAGATGACGAAGAAGCAAAGATTAATAAAGTGCGCTATGTGCCCGATGAGGTGGCGGACTATTCTGGTTTTCTTCAGCGTGGTTACTTAAACGGAGATGCGAAATTTCCTTTTGAATATTACGATGTTAAAAACCGCTGGGCCAATGATAAAGAGTTGAAAGACCGCCAAGAGGGCAAATTCGGCAATTCGGTGTTTTTCAAGCCAAGCGGATATATCCAATCTACATTGAAATCACAAGCCTACGATCAGCTGTATGACAAACAGGAATTTACGCAGGCTTTCTGGGTGAAAAAGGCGAGTAGTAATGGGCCAGTGGTTGATATTGAAGATACCCTGCTTGTTTGGCTCAATGGCTCGGCGATGGATTTTCGGGTGTATACCAGCAAATATCCGCTTTCCGCAGGTGGAAAGCGAGTTGTCGTTAACGGTGTAACAACGGCCAATGCCTGGAACCACTACGCGATCGTCTTTAAGAACGGCGCTCTGACCGTGTACGTAGATGGAGAAAAAGTGCACAGTGAAAGCGGTCTTGGAACAATGGCGAGTGGTAGTTCCCACCCGAACGGTCGAACAATGAAATTCGGACCGAGTGGAAGCTTGAGTACCAGTGTGCTGCAGATGGATGAAATCTATCTATACAGCGCTGCACTTGATGCTCAGGAAATCGCCAGGCTCGCATTAAAAAGGCGAAATAGCCCCGACTCTGGCATTGCAACGCCTACAGTATTCTCTGAGGAGGCACATTTTGCGCCGATGACTTCCGGAGATGATGCAAAGATCAAAGCACTGGGAAAAACTCTTTTCCAGTCTACCAAGTTGTCAATAGATCAGACTGTTAGTTGCCAGTCCTGTCACGTTCCTCAGTTTGCCTTTGCTGACGATAGCCCGGGCTCATTTGGTGTGAGTGGGCAGACGTCGAGAAACTCTCCCTCACTCATGAATTTGCTTTTTCAGAATGCGTTTTTCTGGGATGGTCGCGCACATTCACTCGAAGAGCAGGTTATGCATCCGATTCTCAATGCATCGGAAATGGGTTTCCACAATGATCCCTCTGCCCTCATTACACGCCTGACTAATGATAGTAACCTTAAAGCCCAGTTTACCGGGGCCTTTAATGGTCGCAATCCTAACTATACAGATTTAGCGTTGGCCCTATCGCGCTATGTGCGCGGCCTGATGGTGGAGCATGATGGTGCAGATGTCGCCTCTTTAACGGACTCCGAGCGAAGAGGGAAAGAAATCTTTTTTCACCATGGTAACTGTGTTGCCTGCCATACCTATCCGACGTTCACCGACGGAAGGTTGCATAATATAGATACCGGCACACTGGACGATAGCGGTGCTTACCTTTCAACTGCGAGAGAATCTGATCAAGGTAGCTTCAAAACACCGTCGCTTTTGAATGTGGCCGATTCGGCGCCTTACTTCCATGATGGTCGTTTCGCCACATTAGAAGAGGTGGTTGAGCATTATAACCAAGGCGGGTCTAAGCCGTTCGCGCAGTCCCCACACCTGCGTCCGTTGGGCCTGAATTCTTCGAAAAAAGCTGACTTGGTGAACTACTTGAAGTCATTGCATGGCAATATTGTAGAGCATTAACCTCTATTCAGGTGTAATACGGGGACGCACTGCGGTAGTTATACTGCAGTGAGTCTCTTGTTTTCCGTGATGTTTTAATCGAGGGCATACCCTATTGATACTACGTAAGTAGTTGAAACGGCGTTCTAATTAGTGTTGTTTCGGCATTTAATACTAGTGTGGGTGACCTGGGAGCACTTCAATAGCACCCGAGGCGAGTTCTTCCAACTCTTTGTTAGTTCACCTCGGAATCTTCAGGCAGCCGCTCAGCCAGAAAATCATTGAGCGCAGCCGTATAGCGCTCAATATCCTCAAACTGCGGCACATGCCCAATTCCTTCCAGCTCCACCAGTTTTGCATCCGGAATAACTTCTGCGGTCAATTTTCCGAGGCGGTCGTAGCGGCCGAGTTGTGGGCGGATGGATTCTGGTGCGCGGTTGCGGCCAATGGCGGTGCGGTCGTGGGTGCCGATGATCAGTAGGGTAGGCGCTTTCAGGTCCCCGAACTCATACAGTACGGGCTGGGTGAAGACCATATCGGAGGTGCGGGCATCGATTTCGGCGATCAGGTCGGCATCCGGGCCAATAGTCCAGCCAGCCTGAATGGTCAGCAGCGGATTGTATACCGCTTTCCATTTGCCATCGAAGTAGGCGGCGGTCATATAGCGTCTTACGATCTCGGGTGTCTGCTGTTTCTCCTGGGCAATGGCCTGGTCGATGGGCTGGTAGGGGGTGGTACGTTTCCAGTCCTCAAGGCCAATGGGATTGACCAGTACCAGCTTTTCCACCGCGTCCGGATACATCAGTGCAAACCGGGTGGCGAGCATGCCGCCCATGGAGTGTCCAGCAACGGAGACTTCTGCGATATCGAGTTTGTCCAGGAGCGCTTTGGTGTGGTCCGCCAGCGCCTGAAAGGTGAACTGAAACCCCGCCGGCTTGCTCGATTTGCCAAAGCCGATCTGATCCGGTGCGATAACCCGATAGCCTTGTTGTGTCAGGTTTTCGATAGTGCTTTGCCAATAGGCTCCGGAGAAGTTCTTGCCGTGCAGTAGCAGTACGGTTTTGCCGTTGGCATCTGTGGTCGGTGCCACATCCATATAGGCCATTTGTATGGGTTGCTGCTGGGCGGTGAGCTCGAGAGTTTTTACCGGGTAGGGGTATTTCATCGTGCTCAGGAGAGCGTCTTGCGGTGCTAGTGAGATCTCATCAGCAATGCCGTGGGAAAATGGCACGAAGGCTAGAGAGAGTGCTAACAGAGCCTTGATAGCCAGATTGTTAGCCCCTGGCTTTCTCAATTTCTTGTACGGCATAAACACCTCTTTCTCCTTGTCATTTTTTGTCACACGTATTCGTTAAATTTCAACGCGCTTCTACTCGGTTGCAATGCGCAACATCTTGATATGCGGAATCCCACCTTCGCCATCGGTATCAAACACGCTGACGGGCATCACCACTTCCTTCGCAGAATCCCAATGGAAGTCGTCGACCTTGCACAATGACTTCTGCTGTCAATTTGCCAAGGCGGTCGTAGCGGCCGAGTTGTGGGCGAATGAATTCTGGAGCGCGGTTGCGGCCAATGGCGGTGCGGTCGCGCGGAGGTGCGAATTGTCGTCAGCGGAAATTTACGCAGGGTCTACTCAATACCCAGCCGCATCAGCTCTCTTCCGATTTGGATGACACGCGTACTTTTGCGCGTTAACACGCGGCCTATGGCGGGCTCGGCATACTTGTTGCCCGGCAGAATCAGATGCGGTTGGGCGAGGAGGGCAGGCTCAAAAATCAGTGCACACTCGCCATCTCTTCCATCTGCTCGCGATCAAGGATCTTGATACGATGGGCGCTGGCGATTTCGATAATGCCCATGCCGGAGAGCTTGGCCAGTGCCCGGCTGACGGTTTCGATGGTGAGGCCCAGGTAGTCGGCAATATCCTGACGGCTCATCACGAGATCAATCTCGGTCTTGGTGATGCCGCACTGGCGCCGCTGGATCTGGTCGAGCAGGAAGCAGACGCGCTCGTGGGCTTTCTTCTGGCCCATGGCGAAGAGGTGGTCCATGGCTTGAGCCAGCACGTTGCCGCCCATCATGCGC
It encodes:
- a CDS encoding cytochrome c peroxidase, with protein sequence MKYKTLCGLWWLILGVTYPFAQSQAAYLLPEKQVCTIPDGTNRCGIDIRFGNESGNTQQCLFIKASQKLVACSTGQKRVTYDFVYKTPVTLELRSGSSSYGASVLQESITLLGLESRALPGNAVLESVKLDYLKKSDKAFVTSTWDGRVNFAAQVIGGGKYAWVAYALRADNIKAGADGSVNFGDSELFDNGYVLDSENCGDKINKGYKQFISGWPESSSNDECVNPQKLDTADGKIHLAVFPHPSIKNNPFRSDFNGNSTTDPSSKYQTYRLYGILASTRIGADTSDKVLANKRDTGDLHHILGKFQAIVVVENSGTATAQVVNTRILAPAKALRTSSGGFLYGYEPSVTLDGGLILFSGNDRPGEVGGNGGQVMYTYNNNAFNYTGWAPQKNLSAMYKSVGAGRSGGPISVGGVPFDQMYPIAKAPIKDYRGSVLDESVPIPAAYPWVSFDGADAIFSSIPGYYAAARHGTHIVGERTHHILTHIDGDMNLTRGNPTDRFYFKDVNPAAYSELKDHYENKLLLPNFGNASPGLNGSEQVLFSPVGLFNSSWQPLSDTLNKVLPIHPALDQYAFYTGSGKRYVEIPLLEDFEDLLLYYPLNEPVLYDASIIRSGADDEEAKINKVRYVPDEVADYSGFLQRGYLNGDAKFPFEYYDVKNRWANDKELKDRQEGKFGNSVFFKPSGYIQSTLKSQAYDQLYDKQEFTQAFWVKKASSNGPVVDIEDTLLVWLNGSAMDFRVYTSKYPLSAGGKRVVVNGVTTANAWNHYAIVFKNGALTVYVDGEKVHSESGLGTMASGSSHPNGRTMKFGPSGSLSTSVLQMDEIYLYSAALDAQEIARLALKRRNSPDSGIATPTVFSEEAHFAPMTSGDDAKIKALGKTLFQSTKLSIDQTVSCQSCHVPQFAFADDSPGSFGVSGQTSRNSPSLMNLLFQNAFFWDGRAHSLEEQVMHPILNASEMGFHNDPSALITRLTNDSNLKAQFTGAFNGRNPNYTDLALALSRYVRGLMVEHDGADVASLTDSERRGKEIFFHHGNCVACHTYPTFTDGRLHNIDTGTLDDSGAYLSTARESDQGSFKTPSLLNVADSAPYFHDGRFATLEEVVEHYNQGGSKPFAQSPHLRPLGLNSSKKADLVNYLKSLHGNIVEH
- a CDS encoding alpha/beta fold hydrolase, translating into MPYKKLRKPGANNLAIKALLALSLAFVPFSHGIADEISLAPQDALLSTMKYPYPVKTLELTAQQQPIQMAYMDVAPTTDANGKTVLLLHGKNFSGAYWQSTIENLTQQGYRVIAPDQIGFGKSSKPAGFQFTFQALADHTKALLDKLDIAEVSVAGHSMGGMLATRFALMYPDAVEKLVLVNPIGLEDWKRTTPYQPIDQAIAQEKQQTPEIVRRYMTAAYFDGKWKAVYNPLLTIQAGWTIGPDADLIAEIDARTSDMVFTQPVLYEFGDLKAPTLLIIGTHDRTAIGRNRAPESIRPQLGRYDRLGKLTAEVIPDAKLVELEGIGHVPQFEDIERYTAALNDFLAERLPEDSEVN